Within the Leptotrichia sp. OH3620_COT-345 genome, the region GGCTTTTTTGCATTTATAGATTTTAAGGGGTTTAGAGTATTTTTATGTTGATGTCGGGATGATTTATTTTTACCGAAAATTCAAATAAATAACATAAAACTTCAATATTTTGAAGCCTCGTTGGCTTAAAGTTGGCTTAATGATATCGATATAATCAAAGATATATTTTTTTTGATTTAATATCTGTATGAAATAACAATCGTTATGTATTTTATTGTTTATCGTAGGATAAAAAATTAATGGTGTATACTGTTCTGAAAGCACTCCATCAGATGTTAGTACTAAAGTCATTAATTAAGAGAAGAAATTCTAAAATGTTTCTTGACCTGAAAGAATTGATAGAAAATAAGTTTTACAGAGAGTGACCACCTGAACACAAATTATCGATAGAGAAGCTTTAACAAAAACTGTAACAATTTTTTGAGAGAATTTTGTCCCAAGGAGCCCGATGTATCAAAAATAGAAGCAGAAAGTGTAATAAAAACTGTAACGTTAATAAATTCAAAGTCCAGAAAAGTGCTTGAACCGGGCAATATCATTTAAAAAATTATTACATAAAATTAATTTTTAAGAATTTTTAAAAGTATTGCATTTAATGTTATACTTTATTAAGTATAACAAATATTATTATTTTTCGATAATTTAAAGATGTATGAGAAAATTTACAGTGTATGTTGTTTATTCATGAAAAAATAAAAAGGAGAAAATAGAATGAAAGAAAAAAATAAAAAAGAACAGAAAGAGTTAAAAAAATTAAGTAAGTTTATAAGTCTTATATTAAGGCATTCACCGGATAAAGTAAAAATAAAACTTGATAAATACGGTTGGGCTGATGTTAAAGAATTAATAGAAGGAATAAATAAAACGGAAAATCAGAAAATTGATTTTAAAATGTTGGAGAGAATAGTAAAAACAGATGGTAAAAAAAGATATGAGTTTGATGAAAATTATACTAAAATAAGGGCATGTCAAGGTCACAGTTTAAAGGTGAAATTGGAACTGAAACCTGTAAAACATCCTAAGATACTGTATCATGGAATAGCTGAAAAATATACAGCATCTATAAAAAAAGAAGGTTTGAAAAAGAGGAGAAGGCAGTATGTATATCTTTCAGAAAAGATGGAAACCGCCTATAATGTGGGGAAAAGACATGAAAATCCCTCAATAATAGTAATTTTGGCAGATAAAATGTATAAAGCCGGAAAAAGGTTTTATCTTTCTAAAAATAAAGTATGGTTGACAGAAAATATAGAAATAGAATATTTGGAATTCTCTGATTAAGTTCAGGATAAATTAAATATGAGATAATTCTTTCATATTCTATAAAATATTTTATAAGTTGAAAAAATAACAGTTTGTAGAAGAAATTTTCCAAATTAAAGAAATATATCGAACAGTTAGATTATTAAAATAATTTTAAATAGTAAACATAACATTATAATTAAGTGAAAAAGCTGTGATTAAATAAAAAAAATGTCTTATAAATTAAAAAATACATTGGATTGATAGTTTACATATTTTACTGTTTTTAAAATACTAATGTATGATAAAAACATATTATAAAATCATTTTTAATTTATTAAGACATTCTATAATTTTTGACGGATTTTGAAGACCTATTTATAATATTTCAACTATTGATTTATCTGAGTGAATTATCTCCCCTTTTTGAAACAATTCTTTTAAATTTATTTTTTCTTCTAAAGGAAGGTATTCTACATAAATATTTTTCAAATCTTTGAATTCAGATTTTTTTACAGTGTCTAAAAATACTATATTTTCAGGTATTTGAATATTAATATCTATTATTTCAGTATTAAAATAATTTTTTAATTTATCATTCAAATTTTTCTTTAAAATATTATTTGAGAAGATACAGAATCTTTCACTGTCAGATTTTTTTTCAAGATTATCAAGATATTTTTCAAAATTTTCATCTGAATTATAAAAGAAAGTGAAAGGATAATCAGAATTTACTTTATATTCATATTTTGAGGTTATATCAAAATATAATTTTAACTGAAGTCCGTTATATGGAAAATTTTTAATATCTTTTGTAATTATTCTGCTTTTCTTTCCCGTCTGTTTCATATAATAAATACCTAAAGTAAGTAGAAAATTATTTAGAATATTTTTAAAGTCCCCATTATTTAGGAGTATTAAATTATAATTTTGTTTAAAAAATAATGAAAGTAGATGTTTAGTGTAACTGTCATATTCCATGTTTCCTATTAAAAATTCTTTTATTTTTCTAAAAATACTCATTTCAGTGTATTCATAACATTCAAATGTATAGTCTCTTTTAATCAATATATCTATTATATTATGAGTCATAGTTTTTTTTATATTTTCGATTTTGACTATAAAATTATAATTGTAATATTTATTTAAAAGAATGAGTAAATTTGAAACATTATAATCAAGCCTTCCAACAAATTTTCTACCTTGAAAAAGGGAAATTTGATCAAATTCCACTTTGACAGTTAAAAATATATCTTTTTCCAAATCAATATTTGTATAAAATACTGATTTCAAAGGGAATGAAGTATTGTATAAAGAATGATAATAAGATAAAGTATCATCTTTTAAACTTGATATTTTAATGTCGTCAATATAAACTTTAGTATAATATCTATCTTGAAAAGGTTCAACTTTCAGTTTATATACGATATCATAAAAAAGATTTTGACTTAAATCTTTGAAATACTCCCCTGCTCCGAACCAGACGGCATTTTTATTTGAAAATCCTTTCTGTTTTAGATCAAACATAAGATGATTCTTAGTTTCTCCGATAAATTTAATATTCTCTAGAAGAACGTTCTTTGTCTGGAATGTAGGGCTCGGATTTCCAAAACCGAAAGGTTTCAGCAATTCAATAATCTGAAAAAATTCATAAGACATTTTCTGTATGGGAATTTGTTTATCAATATTTATTATTTTTACAAAATCTTCTTCCTTGAGAACTTTTTTTGCATAGTCATTAATTTTTTTTCTGAACAGGTTTATGTTTTTAATAGGAATTGTAAACCCTGCAGCTCCTGCATGCCCTCCAAATTTTATAAACAGTTCCGCCATAGACTGGAGAGCTTCCAAAATATTGAAATTTTCAATGCTCCTACATGATCCGATGGCGATTCTCTCATCTTCTTTCACTTCCATAATAATAACGGGTTTATAATAAATATCTACTATTTTTGCCGCAGCAATACCTATAACACCGTGATGATATTCGGGAGAATGGTCAATGATGACAAAATCTTTATCAATATTATTTTTTTCTATATTTTTTTCAATCATGTCAATAATTTTATTTTGAAGTTCTTTTCTTTCGTAATTTTTGTTGATCAGTTCCTTTACGATAATTTCGATTTCTCTGCTATTATCTGAAATTAAAAGTTTAACAACCATTTTAGCATCTTTTAGACGTCCTGCGGCATTAAATACCGGTGCAATGATAAATCCTACATCATAAGTGGAATACTCCGATTTTGGAGTATCCGAATTATTTGGATTGTTGTTGAACAGCTTGTATAAGAGGAAGCTCAATCCTTTATTTTCGGAAAAGGGAAGTTTCTCCAATCCGAATTTGGTTAATATCCGATTTTCTTCAAGGAGAGGAACGATATCTGCAACAGTTCCTATAGCTACAAGATCAAGAAATTTATAAGCCTTTTCTTTTAAACCGTTTTTTTCAAAAAGAGCTAAAATAACCATAAAAATAGTACCTACGCCTGCAAGAAACTCAAAAGGAAATTTATTGTCTTTTCTTTTAGGGTTAATAACAGCAAGAGCATTGGGAATTTTATTTCCGTGCAGATTATGGTGATCCGTTATTATAACGGGAAGTCCGATAGAATTTGCATATTCGACTTCAGAATGAGCTGTAATCCCACAATCTACAGTAATAAGGAGTTCTCCACCGGAGTCTTTTATTTTTTTTAATGCCTCGTTATTAAGTCCGTAGCCTTCATCACGGATGGGAATATAATAATTTATATTTTCAGCATTCAGTTCTTTTAATGCCAAATACAAAATCGAAGTTGAAGTAATACCGTCTACATCATAATCACCGTATATCCATATATTTTTTTTCTCTTTAATTGCTTTTTCTATTTCAGTGACAGTTTTTTCCATATCACATAAATCATAGGGATTTCTAATATTGTCAAGCTTAGGATTAAGAAATCTTTTAATATCTTTATCAGATTTTATTCCTCGTGAAAATAAGATTTTAAGAATATCTTTATCGACAGAGATATCATTTATTTTAATATCTTTCTCTTTTAGGGTGTTTTTTATAACCCATTTAGTATTTCTCATATTTAACTCCTTAAAATTTGTATATTTATTTTAACATATTATGAATGTAATTGAAACTATTTTTGTTAATTTTATTTTAATTTTTAAAATCGGTTATCAACTTCATATTTCTGTTACCCGTTACAAAAAATTTAAATCTTCAAAAATATTTATTATATTTGAAAATAGGAAGTTTAAAATACTAAAATAATAATTTTTCTGTTTGACATAATTTTATATTTTTTGGAAAAATTTTGAATACCAAGAAAATTGAGAACGGTAATAGAAAACAGTTCAAAATAAAAACCGCTTTGAAATGTTATACTACATTTTAAAGCAGTCTATGTATTTTTTATCAAATATTTTTATTTAATAATTCCAATCAGGTCTCTTGTTATAAAAGGGATGAACAATTGTCCATCGGCAAAGTCAAGACCTTCACCGGGATTGTAAAACAAAACAATAGAGTCATCTTCCATATAGAATTTTTGACCTTTATGTACTCCTTTAAATTTTTCTTTTCCTGATTCGTTTACAGTTAATCCGAACTGTCTTATTTTGTCATTAATAGCTGAATTTAAAGCATTTTCATATCCTTGGACAAATATATCTTTAAGTCCCATTTCTTTTCCGTTTTTTACGTTAAATGTCAAAGCTTCGTTTAATTTTGTAACGGAATTGTATTTTTTATCATTTTTTTCTACTGTAAACAGTACACTTACAAAACGATCGTTACTTCCTACCACTTTATATTCAACTTTGTAAGTCTTATCTTTATTTCCTTTAAAGGAATTTACAAGTTTATTCACGGCTTTGTTCATATTTGCCACGATTTTAGTATTTCCTGTAAATACAGGATAAGCAATAACAGAACCATCAAGATTTTTACTTCTTGCTATTTCTTTGACAACATCAGGAGCTGTGGGCAAATAATTTTGAAATGTAAATGTAGTGTCCACTTTCTCTTTTCTTGCACCAAATGATAATGTGGCAAGGATTAGAGCCATTAAAATTATTCCGAATTTTTTCATTTATAAATCACCTCATAATATTTTATTTAGTTAAATACACATTTATATAAATTATTATATACTAAAATTACTAAATAATCAAATAACATTTTCAATTAAAAGAAAGATTATCTGAAATAAGTTTTATTATATATGTTTTATATATATATTTTTAAAATTATAAATTTAATATATTAAAACGGATGTTATAAACGACTGAATATATTTTATAATCCAAAGTATTTTTAGTATAAATGTACAAAAAATAAAACAAAGTTTTAAAAAAACAGTAAAAAATGATAGTTTGACAGACAAAATATATAATTATCAAAGTAATAAAAAATAGATTCTAAGCTAATTAAATACTTGACTAGAGCATATTTTGATTGTATCATTAAATTGAGAAAACATTAATATTTTGATTTCACAAACACTATTAGATAAATTTTTTTTAGGAGGAACAATGGCTAAAGTAATGAAGACAATGGACGGTAACCAAGCAGCGGCACATGCGGCATATGCCTTTACCGAAGTAGCCGGGATTTACCCGATTACTCCATCATCAAACATGGCTGAATATACTGATCAATGGGCTGCCTATGGAAAAACTAATTTACTGGGAACTCCTGTGAAAGTGGTTGAAATGCAGTCCGAAGCCGGAGCGGCAGGGACAGTTCACGGCTCGTTACAGGCAGGAGCTTTGACGACTACATTTACAGCCTCTCAGGGATTATTGCTCAAAATACCTAATATGTACAAAATTGCGGGAGAGCTTCTCCCGGGAGTAATGCATGTATCGGCAAGATCACTATCGGCACAGGCATTATCAATTTTTGGAGATCATCAGGATATTTATGCTGCACGTATGACAGGCTGGGCAATGATGGCTACAAGTTCAGTGCAGGAAGTAATGGATCTTGCAGGAGTGGCACATTTATCCGCAATTAAATCAAGAATTCCGATGTTGCATTTTTTTGACGGTTTCAGAACATCACATGAAATTAATAAAATTGAAGTAATGGACTATGAAGTATATGACAGACTTCTGGATAAGGAAGCAGTACAGGAATTCAGAAAAAGGGCGATAAATCCTGAAAGCCCTGTAACAAGAGGTACTGCACAAAATGATGACATCTATTTTCAAGCAAGAGAAGTTCAGAATAAATTTTATGAAGCTGTACCTGATATAGTTAATGATTATATGAAAGAAATTACGAAAGAAACAGGAAGGTATTACGCACCTTTTGTATATTACGGAGCTGAAGATGCGGAAAGAGTAATCATAGCAATGGGGTCAGTAAATGAAACTATAAGGGAGACAGTAGATTTCCTTGCTGAAAAAGGTATAAAAGTAGGACTTCTGACTGTGCATTTATACAGACCGTTTTCAAAAAAATACTTTTTTGAAGCAATGCCTAAGACAGTTAAGAAAATTGCCGTTCTTGACAGGACAAAAGAACCGGGAGCATTGGGAGAACCTTTGTATATGGACGTAAGAACATTATATTACGGAATGGAAAATCCACCGGTTATAATAGGTGGAAGATATGGATTGTCTTCAAAAGATACAACTCCTGAACAGATTTTAGCTGTTTATAAAAATTTGGCACAGCCTGAGCCTAAAGACCAGTTTACTATAGGTATAGTAGATGATGTAACATTCACGTCACTTCCTCTTGAAGAAGAAATCTTTGCAGGTAATAAAGATGTCAAAGCATGTTTGTTTTTCGGATTAGGATCTGACGGAACTGTTGGGGCAAATAAAAACTCGATCAAAATTATAGGAGATAAAACGGATTTATATGCACAGGGGTATTTTGCATATGACTCTAAAAAATCAGGGGGAGTAACAAGATCTCATTTAAGATTCAGCAAGGAACCTATAAGATCTACTTATTTAGTAACAAAACCAAGCTTTGTAGCTTGTTCTGTACCTGCATATATGGGTAAATACGATATGATATCAGGATTGAGAGAAGGAGGAATTTTCCTTCTGAACACAATTTGGGAAAAGGAAAAAGTGGTAGAAACAATACCTAATGAAATAAAAAGAGAACTTGCAAAGAAAAAAGCGAGATTTTTCATTATAAATGCTACAAAACTTGCTCAGGAAGTAGGACTTGGAAACAGAACAAATACAATTATGCAGTCTGCTTTCTTTTATCTGACTCAAGTAATTCCTTATGAGGAAGCGAAGAAGTATATGAAGGAATACGCTGAAAAAACATATGGAACAAAAGGAAAAGATATAGTTGAGAAAAACTGGGCTGCAGTAGATAAAGGAACTGAAGGACTTGAAGAAATTTTTGTAGATCCTTCATGGGTAAATCTTGAAGTAAATGAGGATATTATAGATGCACACAAACCTGAATTCGTAAAAAAAATAGCAGATCCGATAAATGCTATTAAGGGGAATGATTTACCTGTTTCTTCATTTATAGGATATGAAGACGGAACATTTGAAAATGGAACAACTAATTTTGAAAAAAGGGGTATTGCAGTAGAAGTTCCTGAATGGCAACCTGATATGTGTATACAGTGTAACCAATGTGCTTATGTGTGTCCTCATGCAGTAATAAGACCGTTTTTAATTGATGAAAAAGAAATGGCGGCAGCACCTGAAGGAATGGATACTATAAAAGCTATAGGAAAAGGATTTGATAATTTACAATTTAGAATACAGGTATCACCTTTAGATTGTACCGGTTGCGGCTCATGTGTAAATGTGTGTCCTGCACCTAAAGGTAAAGCTATAATAATGAAACCTATAGATTCTCAGATAGAGCGTAATGAA harbors:
- a CDS encoding RNA 2'-phosphotransferase encodes the protein MKEKNKKEQKELKKLSKFISLILRHSPDKVKIKLDKYGWADVKELIEGINKTENQKIDFKMLERIVKTDGKKRYEFDENYTKIRACQGHSLKVKLELKPVKHPKILYHGIAEKYTASIKKEGLKKRRRQYVYLSEKMETAYNVGKRHENPSIIVILADKMYKAGKRFYLSKNKVWLTENIEIEYLEFSD
- the recJ gene encoding single-stranded-DNA-specific exonuclease RecJ, which gives rise to MRNTKWVIKNTLKEKDIKINDISVDKDILKILFSRGIKSDKDIKRFLNPKLDNIRNPYDLCDMEKTVTEIEKAIKEKKNIWIYGDYDVDGITSTSILYLALKELNAENINYYIPIRDEGYGLNNEALKKIKDSGGELLITVDCGITAHSEVEYANSIGLPVIITDHHNLHGNKIPNALAVINPKRKDNKFPFEFLAGVGTIFMVILALFEKNGLKEKAYKFLDLVAIGTVADIVPLLEENRILTKFGLEKLPFSENKGLSFLLYKLFNNNPNNSDTPKSEYSTYDVGFIIAPVFNAAGRLKDAKMVVKLLISDNSREIEIIVKELINKNYERKELQNKIIDMIEKNIEKNNIDKDFVIIDHSPEYHHGVIGIAAAKIVDIYYKPVIIMEVKEDERIAIGSCRSIENFNILEALQSMAELFIKFGGHAGAAGFTIPIKNINLFRKKINDYAKKVLKEEDFVKIINIDKQIPIQKMSYEFFQIIELLKPFGFGNPSPTFQTKNVLLENIKFIGETKNHLMFDLKQKGFSNKNAVWFGAGEYFKDLSQNLFYDIVYKLKVEPFQDRYYTKVYIDDIKISSLKDDTLSYYHSLYNTSFPLKSVFYTNIDLEKDIFLTVKVEFDQISLFQGRKFVGRLDYNVSNLLILLNKYYNYNFIVKIENIKKTMTHNIIDILIKRDYTFECYEYTEMSIFRKIKEFLIGNMEYDSYTKHLLSLFFKQNYNLILLNNGDFKNILNNFLLTLGIYYMKQTGKKSRIITKDIKNFPYNGLQLKLYFDITSKYEYKVNSDYPFTFFYNSDENFEKYLDNLEKKSDSERFCIFSNNILKKNLNDKLKNYFNTEIIDINIQIPENIVFLDTVKKSEFKDLKNIYVEYLPLEEKINLKELFQKGEIIHSDKSIVEIL
- a CDS encoding DUF3298 domain-containing protein, which produces MKKFGIILMALILATLSFGARKEKVDTTFTFQNYLPTAPDVVKEIARSKNLDGSVIAYPVFTGNTKIVANMNKAVNKLVNSFKGNKDKTYKVEYKVVGSNDRFVSVLFTVEKNDKKYNSVTKLNEALTFNVKNGKEMGLKDIFVQGYENALNSAINDKIRQFGLTVNESGKEKFKGVHKGQKFYMEDDSIVLFYNPGEGLDFADGQLFIPFITRDLIGIIK
- the nifJ gene encoding pyruvate:ferredoxin (flavodoxin) oxidoreductase, which produces MAKVMKTMDGNQAAAHAAYAFTEVAGIYPITPSSNMAEYTDQWAAYGKTNLLGTPVKVVEMQSEAGAAGTVHGSLQAGALTTTFTASQGLLLKIPNMYKIAGELLPGVMHVSARSLSAQALSIFGDHQDIYAARMTGWAMMATSSVQEVMDLAGVAHLSAIKSRIPMLHFFDGFRTSHEINKIEVMDYEVYDRLLDKEAVQEFRKRAINPESPVTRGTAQNDDIYFQAREVQNKFYEAVPDIVNDYMKEITKETGRYYAPFVYYGAEDAERVIIAMGSVNETIRETVDFLAEKGIKVGLLTVHLYRPFSKKYFFEAMPKTVKKIAVLDRTKEPGALGEPLYMDVRTLYYGMENPPVIIGGRYGLSSKDTTPEQILAVYKNLAQPEPKDQFTIGIVDDVTFTSLPLEEEIFAGNKDVKACLFFGLGSDGTVGANKNSIKIIGDKTDLYAQGYFAYDSKKSGGVTRSHLRFSKEPIRSTYLVTKPSFVACSVPAYMGKYDMISGLREGGIFLLNTIWEKEKVVETIPNEIKRELAKKKARFFIINATKLAQEVGLGNRTNTIMQSAFFYLTQVIPYEEAKKYMKEYAEKTYGTKGKDIVEKNWAAVDKGTEGLEEIFVDPSWVNLEVNEDIIDAHKPEFVKKIADPINAIKGNDLPVSSFIGYEDGTFENGTTNFEKRGIAVEVPEWQPDMCIQCNQCAYVCPHAVIRPFLIDEKEMAAAPEGMDTIKAIGKGFDNLQFRIQVSPLDCTGCGSCVNVCPAPKGKAIIMKPIDSQIERNEVENAEYLFDNVTYKDHIMGRGTVKGSQFAKPLFEFSGACAGCGETPYIKLVTQLFGERMMIANATGCSSIYGGSAPSTPYTKNSCGEGPAWASSLFEDNAEYGYGMFQAVHTIRQRMAKMMIECQDEVSPELADLFAEWRESISDGEKTTELRDKIVPLLEKETGKTAKELLELKQYLVKKSIWMFGGDGWAYDIGYGGLDHVLASGDDVNVLVLDTEVYSNTGGQASKASPAGSVAKFASSGKPVKKKDLAAISMTYGNIYVARISMGANQNQALKAIREAEAYPGPSIIIAYSPCIAHGLKEGLGKSQTEEKLATEVGYWPILRFDPRLAEKGKNPLQLDSKDPAWDKYEEFLKRERRYTTLLSEFPEHAKSLFEMNLKNAKDTWSYYKRLAAMDYSLEV